From Streptomyces sp. TLI_235, a single genomic window includes:
- a CDS encoding flavin reductase (DIM6/NTAB) family NADH-FMN oxidoreductase RutF, producing MNNDLRSVMRHFATGVCVVSTYTDGAEGRRHDAITVNSLTSVSLDPAIITLCFRHDSRFLADLRTAGVWGVSILDGESESHARAFAKDPESRQVSLAEAAHDYGEATGVLLLRAAGWMEVAYRDELVIGDHVMVIGEVVRLGAADSTAPLIFLQGGFHTLELTRS from the coding sequence ATGAACAACGATCTGCGCAGCGTCATGCGCCACTTCGCCACCGGGGTCTGCGTCGTCAGCACCTACACGGACGGCGCCGAGGGCCGGCGGCACGACGCCATCACGGTCAACTCGCTGACCTCGGTCTCGCTCGACCCGGCGATCATCACCCTCTGCTTCCGGCACGACTCGCGGTTCCTCGCGGACCTGCGCACCGCCGGCGTGTGGGGCGTCTCGATCCTGGACGGCGAATCCGAGAGCCACGCCCGGGCCTTCGCCAAGGACCCGGAGTCCCGCCAGGTGTCGCTGGCCGAGGCCGCGCACGACTACGGCGAGGCCACCGGTGTGCTGCTCCTCCGGGCCGCCGGCTGGATGGAGGTCGCCTACCGGGACGAGCTGGTGATCGGCGACCACGTGATGGTGATCGGCGAGGTCGTGCGGCTCGGCGCCGCCGACTCCACCGCGCCCCTCATCTTCCTCCAGGGCGGATTCCACACCCTCGAACTCACCCGTTCCTGA